A window from Streptomyces sp. NBC_00335 encodes these proteins:
- a CDS encoding sugar ABC transporter permease, which yields MKAASVRPRGKRSPLASAGLHATLAVAAVIAVFPVLWVLLTSLKPAKHAISTDFVKEPTLDNYSYLLESTSFLSWFGNSVLVAGITTVLGVFIAATTGYAVSRFKFPGMKPLMWTLLITQMFPMAILIVPLYNLMGDLGLLNQPLGLVITYLTIAVPFCAWMMKGFFDTIPVEIDESGRVDGLNPFGTFWRLILPLAKPGLAVTGFYAFITAWGEVAYASAFMVGEENLTLAGGLQTFVTQYTSNWGAMSAASILIAIPAAFFFLFAQRHLVAGMTAGATKG from the coding sequence GTGAAGGCGGCCTCCGTCCGCCCGCGCGGCAAGCGTTCCCCGCTCGCCTCCGCCGGGCTGCACGCCACCCTGGCCGTCGCCGCCGTGATCGCCGTCTTCCCGGTGCTGTGGGTCCTGCTGACCTCGCTCAAGCCCGCGAAGCACGCCATCTCCACGGACTTCGTCAAGGAACCCACCCTCGACAACTACAGCTACCTGCTGGAGTCGACTTCCTTCCTGTCCTGGTTCGGCAACTCCGTCCTGGTCGCCGGCATCACCACCGTCCTCGGGGTGTTCATCGCCGCCACCACCGGATACGCCGTCAGCCGCTTCAAGTTCCCCGGAATGAAGCCGCTGATGTGGACCCTGCTCATCACGCAGATGTTCCCGATGGCCATCCTCATCGTCCCGCTCTACAACCTCATGGGCGACCTCGGGCTGCTGAACCAGCCGCTCGGCCTGGTGATCACCTACCTCACCATCGCCGTGCCGTTCTGCGCCTGGATGATGAAGGGCTTCTTCGACACCATCCCGGTCGAGATCGACGAATCCGGCCGTGTCGACGGGCTCAACCCCTTCGGCACCTTCTGGCGCCTGATCCTGCCGCTCGCCAAGCCCGGCCTCGCCGTCACCGGCTTCTACGCCTTCATCACCGCCTGGGGCGAGGTCGCGTACGCCTCCGCCTTCATGGTCGGCGAAGAGAACCTCACGCTGGCCGGCGGCCTGCAGACCTTCGTCACCCAGTACACCTCCAACTGGGGCGCGATGAGCGCGGCTTCCATCCTCATCGCCATCCCCGCGGCCTTCTTCTTCCTCTTCGCCCAGCGTCACCTCGTCGCCGGGATGACGGCAGGCGCGACCAAGGGCTGA
- a CDS encoding carbohydrate ABC transporter permease produces MAAHTSQSVAKAAGGETGPDTGPAARGRSRRTDNRNRPGLKRALATHWYAWAMITPVVLVLGVIIGWPLVRGVYLSLTDATERNVSRTIGANHIEATYEFIGLDNYADVLADPVFLQRLVWTVLWTVACVSITFALGLGLATVLNREFRGRSAYRMALILPWAVPGFVSVFAWRFLFNRDNGILNKILEGGGISAVPWLDDPTWAKIAVISVNVWLGVPFMMVALLGGMQSIPGELYEAAEMDGATPWQRFRHITLPGLRTVSMTVILLSTIWTFNMFPVIFLLTRGGPGDSTEILVTQAFREAFVSSPRDFAVSATWGVLILLLLTMFALVYRRSLRKQGEVW; encoded by the coding sequence ATGGCTGCTCACACCAGCCAGTCTGTGGCGAAGGCCGCGGGCGGCGAGACCGGTCCTGACACCGGTCCCGCCGCCCGCGGCCGGAGCCGCAGGACTGACAACAGGAACCGTCCCGGGTTGAAGCGGGCCCTCGCCACGCACTGGTACGCCTGGGCCATGATCACCCCCGTGGTGCTCGTGCTCGGCGTGATCATCGGCTGGCCCCTGGTCCGCGGCGTCTACCTGTCGCTGACCGACGCCACCGAACGCAACGTCAGCCGCACCATCGGCGCGAACCACATCGAGGCGACGTACGAGTTCATCGGACTCGACAACTACGCCGACGTCCTCGCCGACCCGGTGTTCCTGCAGCGGCTGGTGTGGACGGTCCTGTGGACCGTCGCCTGCGTCTCGATCACCTTCGCGCTCGGCCTGGGCCTCGCCACGGTGCTCAACCGCGAGTTCAGGGGACGCTCCGCCTACCGGATGGCACTCATCCTGCCCTGGGCCGTACCCGGATTCGTCTCCGTCTTCGCGTGGCGGTTCCTCTTCAACCGCGACAACGGCATCCTCAACAAGATCCTCGAAGGCGGCGGCATCTCCGCCGTCCCGTGGCTCGACGACCCGACCTGGGCCAAGATCGCGGTCATCTCCGTCAACGTCTGGCTCGGCGTCCCCTTCATGATGGTCGCCCTGCTCGGCGGCATGCAGTCCATCCCCGGCGAGCTCTACGAGGCGGCCGAGATGGACGGGGCGACCCCCTGGCAGCGGTTCCGCCACATCACCCTGCCGGGACTGCGCACGGTCAGCATGACCGTGATCCTGCTCTCCACCATCTGGACCTTCAACATGTTCCCGGTGATCTTCCTGCTCACCCGGGGCGGCCCGGGTGACTCCACCGAGATCCTGGTGACCCAGGCCTTCCGCGAGGCGTTCGTGTCGAGCCCGCGCGACTTCGCGGTCTCGGCGACCTGGGGCGTACTGATCCTCCTGCTGCTCACGATGTTCGCGCTGGTTTACCGGCGCTCGCTGCGCAAGCAGGGAGAGGTGTGGTGA